One genomic region from Aneurinibacillus sp. REN35 encodes:
- a CDS encoding cyclase family protein, with translation MGFRLVDLTQEIYHGMPVFPLHPKTMVYRHITHEESKKQIGFEFATNTLIINEHGPTHSDAIYEYDPSGPTIDEMPMEYFYGPAVCLDVSHVSKDDYIEPQDLEKAVSKHSLQIDQGDIVLLYTGHFNRSYGTDEWLTRHAGLSYRAAEWLAKRGVVNIGIDAPAIDHPKDTKYSGHLICREYQMTNTENLCNLDKVAGKRFLYFGLPLKIRKGTGSPIRAVALFMD, from the coding sequence ATGGGATTTCGACTTGTTGACTTAACACAGGAAATTTATCATGGAATGCCGGTATTTCCTCTGCATCCAAAAACGATGGTCTACCGGCATATCACCCATGAAGAATCGAAAAAGCAGATCGGTTTTGAATTTGCGACCAATACGCTGATTATTAACGAACACGGCCCAACGCACAGCGATGCGATTTATGAATATGATCCGAGCGGTCCGACCATTGATGAAATGCCGATGGAATATTTTTATGGGCCTGCCGTATGCCTCGATGTTTCCCATGTCTCCAAAGATGACTATATTGAGCCGCAGGATCTGGAGAAAGCGGTATCGAAGCATTCGCTTCAGATCGATCAAGGCGATATCGTATTGCTGTATACGGGCCATTTTAACCGGTCATACGGCACGGACGAGTGGCTGACGCGCCATGCGGGTCTGAGCTACAGGGCTGCAGAATGGCTGGCAAAACGGGGGGTGGTAAATATCGGGATTGATGCGCCTGCCATCGATCATCCGAAGGATACGAAATACTCGGGTCATTTGATCTGCCGCGAATATCAAATGACGAATACAGAGAATTTATGCAACCTTGATAAAGTCGCGGGCAAGCGCTTTTTGTACTTTGGTCTGCCGCTGAAAATTCGCAAAGGAACAGGATCTCCAATCCGCGCTGTGGCTCTATTCATGGACTAG